In Platichthys flesus chromosome 21, fPlaFle2.1, whole genome shotgun sequence, the following are encoded in one genomic region:
- the chchd7 gene encoding coiled-coil-helix-coiled-coil-helix domain-containing protein 7 — protein MEKKVRNQDINPCIEQSDASRKCLDVNNYDKSKCSAYFKTYKDCRKYWHNVMVDRRRNGVKPEMPSAAERLEMLAAIGGKPY, from the exons ATGGAAAAGAAAGTTCGGAACCAGGACATTAACCCATGCATCGAA CAAAGTGATGCCTCCCGTAAGTGTTTGGACGTCAACAACTATGATAAGAGCAAGTGTTCAGCCTATTTCAAGACATATAAGGACTGTAGGAAATACTGG CACAACGTAATGgtggacagaagaagaaacggGGTGAAACCTGAGATgccctctgctgcagagaggctGGAGATGCTTGCTGCTATTGGAGGCAAACCATACTGA